Within the Manihot esculenta cultivar AM560-2 unplaced genomic scaffold, M.esculenta_v8 Scaffold26, whole genome shotgun sequence genome, the region TCAAAGCTTAAacatctaaattttattaaattaacaggtttattaagtttttaatatcattttttttttgaaatggggattGGGGATTCGGAGAGTAGAACTCAAAACCTCTCCTATTTACTCAGATGTACTTACCATCAtgctaaacctgtgagtgcttttaaaactaaattcttttaaaattcatGTGTATTCCTTAATTTATGAATAATTAAGtgacaatattttttttataatatataattgatcCTTGATTGATGAAGCATAAATCTAGGGGTACATTTCACCAACAGTCCCATAATTTTGATtgtgtttttaatttaatataagaaCATTAAAGCAATTTGTTCCCAATAACatctaaaatgatatttttttaataaagtacTTTTTTTACATCCTACCCATAACACAAAGTGGAGCCTATATTTTCAACGACTTGTAATATTAGAAATTGTTAACTCATTTACAGAATATAATTCTTTTGTTTTAGAATTACATTTTTTGAGGATAAAAGCAGGTTCATTTGGAGAAGGAAGAATACTTTCACTATTCAACATCAACACAATTGCTAATATGGTTGGTCTATCCTTTGCATTTTCTTGCACACATAAGAGTCCAATTTGGATGCATCTCAAGACTTCATGAGAGAAATTTGAGTCCTTCACCAATGGATCAACTATCTCCAATGCTCTTTCTTCTTTCCACAAATTCCACACCTATACAGTTCACAGAATTAAGATATAAGGTATGAACTATCAACATAAActgtatgtatatataatttGGAGTATAGGATATAAAAAGCTTCTTTACAACTTACATGTCCTATTAAGGTAAGGCAGGAACCCTCTTGATGGAAACTATTATTCTTCTTCCCTGTAATGATTTCTAATAATATTACCCCAAAACTGAAGATATCAGATTTTTCTGAAAATTTTCCGAAAACCACGTACTCTGGTGACATATAGCCgctacatataaaaaaaaaaaagttatacgGATCATTCTTAAAAACACCAAAAATAGCTGTATTAGtccttttaattcaattaatttttgatGTCAAATAAGATGATATGTTTTTAGCAAGATATTATATGAGCATGTGTACTTACAATGTTCCAACTACTCTCCTTGTCTTCTCCTCCTGTATTTGGTCTATTTTGAAGATTCTAGCCATACCAAAGTCTGAAATTTTTGGGTTCATATTTCCATCTAGTAGAATATTGCTAGATTTTAAATCTCTGTGGATAATTTTCAATCTCGAGTCTTGATGAAGATATAAAATCCCACGAGCAATTCCAACAATAATATCAAATCGTTTTCTCCAATCTAAAATTGACATATTTCTTTCATCTACAAaagcaaaagaaagaaaattgatttgttccatttaaattattgtttgtTTATGTAAGTTGAAATAGATAAAATGAAACAACTATTAGAAAATGGGTAGGGCATATGTAGGACTTACCGAAAAGAAGGGAGTCCAAGCTTTTGTTTGGCATGTATTCATAAACTAACATTGGTTCTTCTCCTTGAATACAACATCCTAGAAGTTTCACAAGGTTC harbors:
- the LOC110608281 gene encoding cysteine-rich receptor-like protein kinase 41 isoform X4; the encoded protein is MSPEYVVFGKFSEKSDIFSFGVILLEIITGKKNNSFHQEGSCLTLIGHVWNLWKEERALEIVDPLVKDSNFSHEVLRCIQIGLLCVQENAKDRPTILAIVLMLNSESILPSPNEPAFILKKCNSKTKELYSVNELTISNITSR